Within the Osmerus mordax isolate fOsmMor3 chromosome 6, fOsmMor3.pri, whole genome shotgun sequence genome, the region ACATGTGTCCACCTGCAGAGCTGGAAATCCCTGTTGGATTAGACTCCTCAGAGGAGTCACAAGGCAGCAGAGAGGATGGTTATGAAGAGGAGGAAACAGCAGTGGAGAACAGAAAAGAAatagcagaggaggaagaggagacacgAACAAAGCAGGATGAGTGTGACATGGATGAGGAGGATAAAGATGAGGAtaaggagaaggatgaggaggataaGGAGTGGGATTCTTCCTCCCGTCAGAGTAAGAGGGTTCTCTCTCCACAACATGATCACAACACTGAGGGGAAACTCTGCAATGAGACTAGTCTGCTAACAGAGGGAGTCCTGGACAGTGAGAAGGACATGTGTCCACCTGCAGAGCTGGAAATCCCTGTTGGATTAGACTCAGAGGAGTCACAAGGCAGCAGAGAGgatggtgatgaagaggaggaagaagtggaAACTGCAGTGGAGAACAGAAATGAGATAGAGGAGGAAGATACAGGAACTGAGAAAGATGAGTGTGacatggatgaggaggaggattgtgacatggatgaggaggatgatgaatgGGAaatggatgaggagggagacactGAGTCAGAGTGTGAAGTCAATGTAGTGAAAAAGGttaggaagagagtgagagataacgACAACCCAGACCAACCCTTAAGGAAAAGGTACAACAGACATAGAAGGCCAGAGACGCTCTGTACAAACTGTGGGATTCTCTACACAACGCTGAAGCACACATGCCTTCCCAACAAGAAGTTCCGCTGCTCTAGTtgtgggtgtgtatttgaaaatgaaatgaatCTCAGCATCCACAGAAAAAACTGTAGCCGTTCCATTCATCCATGCACCTTCTGCTTTAAGCCTTTCAAAACACGAGAGGAAAAACATAACCACGAGACCAGCCACTCAGAAATACAGCCCTATCAGTGTACGGAATGCCCACAGACATTTTCTGACCGGCTGACAAGAAATCGTCATCTTAGAGAGCACCAGAAGAGGGTTAGGTGTGAAACCTGCCACAAGGAGTTCCGTGCACACTATATGCTGGCGAGACATGAGCTGTCTCACAGCAAGGACAAGCCGTACAAGTGCCAGGTGAGGATTTATTTAACTAGCACCCAGATGGGAGGTTTTGAAACCTAAACATATGTAATTGCAAATGAAAACTGAGGGGAAAATTGGGAAAGATGCTGTGGTAGGAACCAGAAACTTAAAATGGTCCATCTAACCTCAGTCGTCACCAAATCTGTAGCCTGGTAGATCTTAGTGTGTCAGAGAGCTGGTAGATCTTAGTGTGTCAGAGAGCTGGTAGATCTTAGTGTGTCAGAGAGCTGGTAGATCTTAGTGTGTCAGAGAGCTGGTAGATCTTAGTGTGTCAGAGAGCTGGTAGATCTTAGTGTGTCAGAGAGCTGGTAGATCTTAGTGTGTCAGAGAGCTGGTAGATCTTAGTGTGTCAGAGAGCTGGTAGATCTTAGTGTGTCAGAGAGCTGGTAGATCTTAGTGTGTCAGAGAGCTGGTAGATCTTAGTGTGTCAGAGAGCTGGTAGATCTTAGTGTGTCAGAGAGCTGGTAGATCTTAGTGTGTCAGAGAGCTGGTAGATCTTAGTGTGTCAGAGAGCTGGTAGATCTTAGTGTGTCAGAGAGCTGGTAGATCTTAGTGTGTCAGAGAGCTGGTAGATTTTAGTGTGTCAGAGAGCTGGTAGATCTTAGTGTGTCAGAGAGCTGGTAGATCTTAGTGTGTCAGAGAGCTGGTAGATCTTAGTGTGTCAGAGAGCTGGTAGATCTTAGTGTGTCAGAGAGCTGGTAGATCTTAGTGTGTCAGAGAGCTGCGTTCctctcagagggagagagaagaacacgGGGTCAGAGGCTGTGAAGAAGTGGAGGGTTAGTAGGGGTGGATCCGTACCTGTTAAGTGACAGCTAGTGCAGCAGTTTGGCCATAGGAGTACATTCAGAATAAAAAAGTTGTATTGTTTTTCCAAGTGAAGGATTGACCaggtcctcgtcctccctgcaggtgtgtgatcgTTTGTTTGCTCAGGCCTCCCAGCTGAAGTCTCACACGCGCGTCCACACCGGGGAAAAGCCCTTCCAGTGCCGGCTCTGCCCAAAGACTTTCAACCATAACGTCAGTCTGAAGAACCACATCCGTCGCTACCACCAGGAGGAGAGCCGTGATGATCCAAGCCCTGCCCTGAAGGAACGGAGGGAGAGCAACAAGTACCACAGCCTAGACAATCAACTAGAGGACAGGACtgaacaggagagagacggaggactGGACATGAAGGTGAGCAGGTCTCTAACCCACAAAGAGCTCACCTTCTGGGCAGATCTGGATGTCCCACAGGGAGGCagtgatggggagggaggggagagaggtgaaggacaCAAACAGAAGAGGACACGGCAGAGATGTCTGTCCACTCGTCATGAAGAGCTTaaagaggattcagaggagaTGGTGAATGATGACTCTGATTTTGATCCAGATGAGGAGAGTGTTCCCAGTAAACGAACAAGGAAAGGAAGGGGTAGAGGGAAACTAAGGTAGATGTCCAGTCGATGTGCAGAGGTTTGTTGGACGCAATAATGCATGTGAACAGTATTCATTCACCGATGCCATTACAATGTGATTAATGTGATGTTGTTTAACAAGCTAAACTTATCTTTACTTATGCTAGATAATCATCAGCTAAGCTAAGGTATAGTCCCCTGTCAAAATGCAGACAGCTCTGTTTGCCTGTAGAAAACACTAACAGTTATGAGATGAACATTTTTATACCTATTTGTACAATAGACATGACTGTTTATCATTCATTACGGTTCAATTTGTGTAGCTTATCACTGCATTCCAGGAAATACTtttgaaaacatgttttgatTAAATGTGACCAAGGGGCAGCGGATGCAGTAAAGACCAGGCTGTTCAATATTGTACGCATGCGTACTGTCATGTGTTCCGGTTTTGGAAGTTGGCCCACTGGAGGAAAGGTGACGAGTGGTGCAGTCAGTCACTCAACAACATCGGACAGGCACCAAGCAAGGATCCATACATCTGCGAGTGTCGAGCTACAACTACAGTGCATAGTCGACTGAGCATATACGATTTGTACTTTATAACGCTACGGTCAGTTCACTTATTTTTATCAGCCACTTATTTAGCTAGCGTCTCATGTTGGTTGGCAATAGTACGTAACTAGCAGGCATTAAAACTATAGCTCATAACTGCCTATTTGAAGAAAATCGACAATGCGACAAGTGCTCTTTTACATTGCAGTTTGTCTAAAGGATGCAGGTTTGGTTTTTAAACGTTAGTTTTGTTTTTGTCGGCGACTGAGAGATAATCCGGTTCTGCCCTGCAGCACTGGCCTGTTTTGAAAGTATTAGCTGGGTTTTTGAAAAGAGTGGAATTTGATCTTTGGGTCAAGATAAACTTGCTCACTGACAAAGAAACGAGTATTCACTTTTGCGAGAAGACAAGCAAAATGTAATAAAACGTATACTATTAAGTCGCTGATTTTGGTAATTGTTTTAGCTTTCCCTCTTTGTAGCTTCTATTTAACATGTGTTTAGCTTGGTAAAGTGCTTTGATGTTGAAAAGACTAAGGTTTAAATAAGTAAATATTGCAATTGACTTAGCTAATTGTAAAGGTAGGTCTTATGAACATTAGACCATCAAAGATGATGAAGATTTGGGGAATCTTTCGCTCGTTTGTAGAAATGTCTAACCAAGTCTCCGGGTCCCCCGCTGAGCGGACGTTTGAGTATCAGAGCGGTCTACCTTCTTTACCTGTCCCGACCCTTGAAGACAGCCTCGCTAAGTACCTGGATGCAGGTAAGAGAGAAGTGTGGTTGTCTGTTATGTCTAAGTAGGTTAAGTTCATCACTACAATGCACCAAACGCGGTCTATTTATTTACTATTCTTTAGTTCGTCCGTTTGCGTCTCCAGAGGAGTACCAGACCACAGCGGGCATCGTGGGGAGATTTGGGGAGGGGATTGGCAAGGAGCTGCACCAGAAGCTGCTGCTGAGAGCCAAGATGAAGAGAAACTGGGTACTCATTCATGAGGTTTTACATACCTTGCTCAAAAATATCTATCCAAAGTAAGACTTGTTCATCCAAAATATTGAGTATATCTTACGAAATCAAACATCAGTTGACTTGTGCAATCAAGAACAACAAAACTATAAACACCAAATTTGGTTTGTTCAGTTTTATTACTCTAGGCTACTTGAAATACATCCATAGACAGTGTTTCTGCTCCCCCAGTTGGAGGAGTGGTGGTTGGACTCTGCATATCTGGAGCTGAGAATGCCCTCCCAGGTGAACGTGAACTTCGGAGGCCCGGCCCCGTACCTGGAGCACTGCTGGCCCCCCGCGGAGGGGGCCCAGCTGCACAGGACCAGCATCACCTTATGGCACACTCTACAATACTGGAACTTGATCCGAACGTAAGAAACACTTCCTGGTGTATTGCATTACTGTGCGGCCCCAAGTCAGACCCAGTGTGCTCTTGTTTGTGTTCCTCAGAGAGAGGCTGCCGACCCAGAAAGCTGGGAATGTTCCTTATGATATGGACCAATTCAGAATGCTGTTCTGTACCTGCAAAGTTCCCGGCGTAGTCAAAGACACCATCTTAAACTACTTTAAGACCGGTAGGAgatcctcacatacacacacactcgttgttTTACGGGATTGGCTGGTTGGAACAGTGTCtcacccatagatatatataaacactagatgtctcgtcTGCATTGCCGGACAATGGAGTTGAACGTCCCCACATGGCGGctatcttgctacagtcaactcgctcacccataatattgtgttgatgctacatgtactttttaaatgaccataacttgctcaattttcaaccgattttgaaacggtttggtttgttatcaacgtcagagatgtcggtatgccactgcatacttatgaataattatgttataaaaaaaaaaaaaagaatagaaagtacatgtagattcaacacaatgctatgggtgagcgagttgactgtagcaagatggccgccatgtgcggacgttctagactccgccgtaagacatctagtgtttatatatatctatggtctcACCCGCCCCGTCCCTGCGTCCTGCTTCCAGAGAGTGAAGGGCCCTGTCCCTCCCACGTGGTGGTGATGTGTCGAGGACGCATCTTCACGTTCGACGCTCTGTGTGACGGACAGATCCTCACCCCTCCTGAGATGCTCCGGTACCTCCCACACCACAAGCTGCACTGAAGCTCATGTACACAAGGATTACAATCCTGTACAGTCCAATGTCtaactttgttctctctctgtgtgtgtgcgtgtgcgtgcgtgcgtgcgtgtgtgtgtgtgtgtgtgtgtgtgtgtgtagccagctcagccatgtGAAGCAGtgttgtgagggagagggagatggagacggAGTTtccgctctcacctcagaggaGCGGACGAGCTGGGCCAGGGTAAGGACAGCTCATCCACAGCAGGGAGATCACCACATCCTCACTTTCCACGCTAAGagctgttcctcttcctctctggccAGACCCGGGAGtatctgattggtttagacccaGTCAATAAGACCATCCTGGAGACCATCCAGAGCAGCCTGTTTGTGATCTCTCTGGATGATGCCAAACCCTACCCAACTGCGGAAAACTATACACCGGTACtggccaatcacacacacacacagaccgatacacacacaaactggtatGTGCCAGTGTGTGAATTTTAGTGTGGTTATATATTGATACTGTAACCTTTGCCCCTGCAGCTGACCCTGCAGACCCTAACTGGTGACCCTGCTAGTCGCTGGGGAGACAAGTCCTACAACCTGCTGTGCTTTGCTGACGGGACCTTTGGATCCCACTGTgacgtgagtctgtgtgtgtgtgtgtgtgtgtgggcaggggtgtgtgtgtgggggggcatgggtgtgtgtgtgggcaggggtgtgtgtgtgtgggggcaggggtgcgtgtgtgggaaATGCATAAGTTGCCAGTTGAAGATGAATTAAACGCAAACAAACACCCTGGTaacggtacgtgtgtgtgggtttcaGCACGCTCCATTTGACGCCATGGTGCTGGTGACTCACTGTTACCACCTGGATCAGCAGATCAAAGCTACAGACGGCAGCTGGAAGGTGAGCAGCCATGCTGGCTCTGTAGACGTGTTCCTCTGGTCCTGTGTGGAGTGCTAGGGTTAGAGAGGGCACAgcgcaggtgaggctggtcctgTGTGGAGTGCTAGGGTTAGAGAGGACACAgcgcaggtgaggctggtcctgTGTGGAGTGCTAGGGTTATAGAGGGCACAgcgcaggtgaggctggtcctgtgtggagtgctagggttagggttatagaGAGCACAGCGCAGGTGAGACTGGTCCtgtgtggagggttagggttagagagggcacagcgcaggtgaggctggtcctgtgtggagtgctagggttagggttatagaGGGCACAgtgcaggtgaggctggtcctgtgtggagtgctagggttagggttagagagggcacagcgcaggtgaggctggtcctgtgtggagtgctagggttagggttagagagggcacagcgcaggtgaggctggtcctgtgtggagtgctagggttagggttatagaGGGCACAgcgcaggtgaggctggtcctgtgtggagtgctagggttagggttagagagggcacagcgcaggtgaggctggtcctgtgtggagtgctagggttagggttagagagggcacagcgcaggtgaggctggtcctgTGTGGAGTGCTTACTGTAAACACTGTGGGAGTTTCCAGGGCACAGCGCAGGTGAGGCCCATGACCCTTCCAGAGGAGCTGGTGTTCACTGTGGACGACAGAGTCAGGAGGGACATCAAGCACGCCAAACAGCAATACCTGGAAACTGTGAGACATGAACACGACCCCTCATACTACATTAAGTCATTTTAGCATACTGTAGTCATACTGTAGCATGCTGTAGTCATACTGTAGTCATACTGTAGCATGCTGTAGTCATACTGTAGTCATACTGTAGTCATACTGTAGCATGCTGTAGTCATACTGTAGTCATACTGTAGTCATACTGTAGTCATACTGTAGTCATACTGTAGCATGCTGTAGTCAAACTGTAGTcatactgtttctctctcacacacacacacacacacactccagcctgtgtgtttctctcacacacacactccagcctgtgtgtttctctcacacacacacacacactccagcctgtgtgtttctctcacacacacactccagcctgtgtgtttctctcacacacacacacacactccagcctgtgtgtttctgctttcTCAGGCAGCCCAGCTGCAGGTGGTGTGCTGTGCCTTCACCTCGTTTGGAAAGGCAGCCATCAAGCAGAGGAAGCTCCACCCAGACACCTTCGTGCAGCTGGCCCTGCAGTTAGCCTACTACAAGCTGCATGGCAGGTACAGCTGACTACCCACCCAACACTCCCACTGTCAACATATGATGACCTTGATCATCCATCTGCACTACCTAAGATTTCCAATGCGCCTGTAGGGCTTGAATCCTGAACTTGAACTTACgcatcctgtcctctcttcttctcctctcctctctctcctcttctctctccagaccaGGAAGTTGTTACGAAACAGCAACGACTCGTAGGTTCTACCATGGAAGAACAGAGACCATGCGTCCCTGTACCCTGGAGGCACAGCAGTGGTGTCGGGCCATGCTGGACCCTGctgtgcctgtgagtgtgtgtgtgtggcagggggcGACAAAGAGCAGGCTagttaggtgagtgtgtgtgtgtggcagggggcGACAAAGAGCAGGCTAGttaggtgagtgtgtctg harbors:
- the crot gene encoding peroxisomal carnitine O-octanoyltransferase — its product is MSNQVSGSPAERTFEYQSGLPSLPVPTLEDSLAKYLDAVRPFASPEEYQTTAGIVGRFGEGIGKELHQKLLLRAKMKRNWLEEWWLDSAYLELRMPSQVNVNFGGPAPYLEHCWPPAEGAQLHRTSITLWHTLQYWNLIRTERLPTQKAGNVPYDMDQFRMLFCTCKVPGVVKDTILNYFKTESEGPCPSHVVVMCRGRIFTFDALCDGQILTPPEMLRQLSHVKQCCEGEGDGDGVSALTSEERTSWARTREYLIGLDPVNKTILETIQSSLFVISLDDAKPYPTAENYTPLTLQTLTGDPASRWGDKSYNLLCFADGTFGSHCDHAPFDAMVLVTHCYHLDQQIKATDGSWKGTAQVRPMTLPEELVFTVDDRVRRDIKHAKQQYLETAAQLQVVCCAFTSFGKAAIKQRKLHPDTFVQLALQLAYYKLHGRPGSCYETATTRRFYHGRTETMRPCTLEAQQWCRAMLDPAVPDSARRRALGLAFNKHNSLMADAQNGKGFDRHLLGLCLIAREEGLPTPDLFTDPLYAKSGGGGNFVLSTSLVGYTTVMGAVAPMVHQGYGFFYQIRDDRILASCTAWKSFPETDAETMFHTVCVSMHEILQLATTAQL